GATTATACTAGTTTTGACCTAGTCATAGGGATTGGAGCCAATAATATCCCTCCGGCCTTCAACTTCGTCATATTCAGGTTGGATTTGGCCGTCTTCACCAAGAAAGTAGCAGTATACTAACCCCTACCAGTGGGCGCCAGGTCAGCAGGCCCAACTCCACGACGGCGCCAGAGGCGCAGATGACGGAGAGCGGAGAGCCACAATGCCAGCTAAGCTGAGGCTTGGGTGGCTCAGCTTGTTCCATAACAAGTCTTGGTACAAGGTCTTCTCCCACAACCCTGCCAGGTACTTGTCGTGGGTAGCCTCGCCGATTCGCTTCACAAATCCTGAAATGGCCGCCAGCCGATCGAATTCATACGTCGGAGACAGCAACGAGTACTCTTGAGCCATTGTACTGAAGAGGCAGCACCATATGGCTGGCAAGGGTCCGTCTCTGTGTCTTGAGCTGCATGGCGGCATCTTCTTTATTGCCCCATGAATAACTGAGTGCGGCATACTTGGTGTACCGCCATATTTTTAGGACGTGCGGCTAAGCAACTAGCATGGCTCTTGTTAGTTTTACGTAGCCAGGTATCTTTCCATTTGCATTACTTGCCGCGTTTACTACATCGTATCGGTTTGCCATGATACAGTTCGATGCTGGAAACAAACATGCGGCCTTTCCACTGCAGGTTGAATCTGGAAGACCGGGAATAAAGTGAGTTTGGAAGGCAATTTCCTCAAATAGATGTTAGGTTCACTGAATAAGGGTTGTACTCAACGTAAGAACAAAGCAGTTGATATTCGTAGAATCTTAAGCACTCAAGGCATCATCCTCTCATGTGACACGCCGGCTCTACCTTCACCACCATATCATTCCTCACATGTATCCCCTCCATGTCCCCTTCTCCACTGCTGGAGCTCCGCGAGCTGCGCAGGTGACTAGATATAACCGTCTGGATCGGCTCAGCCCCATACCCCTGCTCCAGATCCCCCAGCTGATGCGTTGAACTCGACTCGTCGAttcccttctccttgttcgTCCGTATCGTGTGGATCGCGGCCAGCTTGATGTGGTGACTACGCGTCGCTCGGCTGGTGGGGTGACGGCTACCGTAGGAGCTGAGGAAGGAATGGGGGAGAATGCGGCGAAAGACGGgacggaggagagggaaGCAAGCTGGGTTGGGTTAGCTATGGAACGGGAGGTTGAGGTGGGAAGTGTTGGTTTACAAGAGACGATGGCGACGTTGACCTCGACGTCTCCCCAAATGAAGTTGAGGGCAACGTCGCGAGGCATTTGTGTAGTCTTTTCGTCATAGGTTATTGACTCGATGAGGACGAATATCGAGGCAAGACACACACTGGATCGTCAGCTGACTGCACATCAAGTGATGGGCGGAATGGCCTACATAGAGCCGATCAGGAAGAGGCAAATGACAGCCAGCTTCTGCCCAAGTCGCAGATGCAGTTTCCCAACCTCAACAACTGGCAAGATCAGGATGATAATATCCATGACAAAATGGGTCAAAACTGTCCCAAAGAAGAACTGCGACTCGTCAATGCCGCAGCGCCCATCGACCGACTTGTCCCAAAAGTACTTGAGCGGGATGCACTGCAACGAGACCATGAATATTCGGAGGAGGATCCAGGCGAGAGAGGCCGTCAGCATGATCTGGATCGGCAGCCTGATCGAGGAGTGCTTGAAGAGGCGCCAGTAGAGGCTCAGGATGGTGAACTTGGATGACGCGATGGAGAAGGCGTAGCAGTACTCTGTGCACAGCATGAGGAGCCTGTTGTACAGGAGGATGTGCTCTCTCTGCTGACCGGAGAGGGTCGGATCCAGTTCCTGGCCGAGATACCAGTCGACAGTCCCTAAATGGGTCAATACTGACGATCAGCATGAGCTGTCGGGTGCCTTACaaacgacgatgatgctgTTGTACGCGCTACCAAACACCTTCAGACTGTAAGTGCAAGCTCCACTAATAATACAACCACACTCACAAATGCAGAGATGCAAAAGTAATCGTCAAACCACCAGGCCTGCTTGGTTAGTCGCCGCGCGTAGATCCTCAGGATCACTGCGATGAGGGCCGCTCCCCAGGTGATCGACACGGCAGCGTAGGCGTTGTTTTGAAGTCCAGCCATTGTTTGAGTTGCGACTCACGAGGTCGTGGCCATCAAAAGGAGGGGTTTGGGATTATAATACCTCTGCTGAAATAAAGAAAGCCTTTCATGGCAGAATGATAACGCAAGGCGCCTGAAACACGCCACGAGGCAGCGGCATCGAGGCAGAGTGAGTCTCCGACTGGGCTGTGCGGGGGATCATCTGCATTTTCTACGGCGCGCGTTATCGCCCAACTTGAGCTGGCCTTGCGGGGGAGGGTCATGGTCACACTTGTTGTCAGGGCTGGGCGGACAGCCTGGCTATCAGTCGCTGCGGGTTAGTCTTGGCTATTGAGTCTAGAAGCACTGCATCCAGGGACAGAGATAAGGTTCTTGCGGGGGAGGGTCACCACCATGTTTGGTTTGGGTATGGTCTCGGCTATGGAGCCTTTGATAGAAGTCTGGGGAAATCGAGGGTCCATGTTGAGCCGGGGGGACCAACGCACCAAGATAGCCAGGTCTTGTAGGGCCTCACTTGGCTGTTACACCGCAGGTTGAAAATCACTGTGCATGGCCCAACGCCCGGGTAAGGCGGCTTCTGCCAAATGTGCGACCTTCCATTGGCTGAGCTTGCAGTTCTAGAAGCCCATGCTGACTCGGTTCCATGCCGTGCTACCAGAAAACAGGTTTTTGAAAACAGGGCGGTACAAGGCTTAGCCCTTGGCGACCGCAATGATAAGGTCTTGTTTTCAGCTCTGCTGCAAGTGAAGCGATGAGGGTGGTGGGTGCAGGTTTTTGGCTGGTGCCTTGAGCATCCAAAAAGCGGCCACTACCCCTGTATCCTACACACGAGTTTGGTCTTCATGCAACCCCCGCAGTACGAAGTTACCTACCGCTACCTTTTTGTTTGCTTTATTCATGCTGCCTCAATGGATGTAATCCTTCTTgattaagtataactaatAGCTTTATACTCAGCACCCTGCATGCAACCCCTCTAGCACTACATGACGAATTACCCCCACCCTAGGCTTTTGAGGTATCAGCTGGATAACCCTACCAATTCTTGGACTGCAGCAGTTTCTCAAATGAGCCCTGCTAGTGCATGCCTGCCATGCATCGAGCTCCACACTACGAACGAGAGTTCTCTCGAGGTGAACGACTCATTCCCTCCCTCTGATTGCCCAGTCCCCTCCGCAACGCTTGGCTTGACAACTTGTTCCCCACAACATTTTTACTGCTATCTGCTAGCTCAGTcatcccatcgagggccgggcttcaactatagCAAAGAGCACGTTACATTTTCACTACTTTACAGTTTGTTATGGTATTGGACTTTAATGCCGTGGTGTATTAATAACTGTGTCTTTTGGTATTGTGGCTGATGTCCTCTCGCAGACCTGTCGTTGAAGATAGTAAagtggctgatggcttcttgtcatcattgtAGGCAATAATCATTCGGGCTCGTAAGGATGAAATCGACAAGGTAGAAGTTTTAGGCGTAGCCACAGTTCGTCAATTCAATATCTCATGATAGAACGCACGGGTTATCTAGGAGGTTACTAGGGTAGGTTGTTTGTGCAAGGCTGAAATGGGCTAGACTCGAGGTTGAGTTTAATATGGCTGTGTCCTGGCCCTGTCATACCAAGCTAGTATTGAAACTTAGATATAGGCCGCtatgttagcattgggatacGATGCTATGATGGTTGGACAATGTGTTATgtattatagttgaagcccagcgcttgaCAGGTTAGGTGAGCCAGATGATCGAGACTTGGATACGCTTATTGAATATAATTCCGGGTTCGGCCTACGTCCTACTGAGAGTGAAATCAAGGCCCTAAGCGGAAGGCTCTTGCTGGGCAAACTCCAACACGGCCCAATCCATCACCGGCCTCCATCGGTGCGGTAATAATGCCATAACGGTGGCAAACTCGGACTCGGGGGCTCCATCTACCCACCAGAATTGTCGACTCTTTCTTACAAGCATGAAAAAGTATCCCAGGATGGCCAACGCTCTGGGGTCCTCGGCCGCCAAGAGGTCAACGTATCGAGGTGACacggtgatgaagaagagcaggGGCGTTGCATGCTCCAAGTTGCAGTAGAGTGACGAGAGTAAAGCCACGGCCTGTCCATAGGCCAACAGAGATTCCTCGTCTGAAGGACCCAACGGATCGATATATTCAAAGAGAAAGTTGAACCTGCCACCGACTTCCTTTTCCATAATCTCGTGCTGGAGCCTGTCAATCCCTGCAAGTCTTCGACAGAGATCTGAGTCCGGGCTAAAGAAACGTGCCATTCGAATGACTTGCATCGTCATGTGAAACGATCGGAACCAGTGAACAGGCAGGCGATGACCACCACCATCTGAACTTAGCAATGAATGGTTCACGCTTGAGTGGAAAGTCACCAAAGCGCAAGTCGCGACAATGCTCGCAGCGTTGGCGTCGTTGAATCCCGCTCTGAGTTGTTCCCTATGACGCTTTATCGCACGAGCCATGAACTTGTGCGAGGCGTCACGCAGAGCCTCGTCGTGCTTGTGGTGGCGTCGCAGATGGAAGGCCGAAAAGCCGAGGAGAGCATCCATGACGGACGGTGATCGCGATGCTTCTTGCACTATCCAGAACGCCCAGGACATTTGCACGTCGGTCGACCGTGTAGTCATCTCTAGATAGTGACAGAACAGACGAAGATCCAGCAAGCGGTCTTCCGGGGTCTCAACGCCCTCTGGGAAGAGATTTTGCGAGGGCACTAAGCTGCTGGGGATGCTCGAAGAGTTTGTCAGTGTGGAAGGCGCCGGTGACGCTGTAGAGTCATCTCGGGCCTGATTTAGGCGAGGGAGAATCTTGGGTGATGCGTCTGGGCGATTGATCAAACAACGCCAGGTGTCAAAGTATTCGCAAGTGACGTCCCTTTTGGTGCAGTTATTACAGGCGGGTCGAACCTCGTCGCACTTGAATGGGTGATTTGTTAGTCTCTCAGTTATTTCTTGCAGTTAGATAAAAAGCATACCTTTACCCGACGGCCTTTGCAGGGTCTGCACCCCCCTCTGGATTTGTGATGTCGCCGGCGCGATCGGCCCTCGGGACGGGGGCGGGTCCGGGGACATGGGGTCTTGTCGGCCGTTGGCTGCCCGACTTTATCCAGAACCATGGAGTAAGGGGGCGTCATCGAGGAGCAGGAGTATAGGTAGAGGAGAATGGAAAATATTGGCGTTTTGGGTGCATTTCTCGGCGCGAAATCAGGGGCAAGACGGTTCTTAATCAGGGTCGCTccatgacgacgacaatCGTGGCTTAGCACCCGGCAGACTTTACTGGAAGGCTTAGACCATCAATTAGATTTTCCGAGTTCAAGGGGAAGTTAGGACGGCGTTGCAGTTAATGAACAGCGCGCCCAGTCTCAGAATGCCTTGTCCTGCATATCTCGGATGCCTCGGGATGCTACATTATCCCCTGTGCACGGTACCACATTACGTCATGGTCGTTTACATAAACGACTAATCTTAAGCATAAGACTTGAAAGGCCTTGATCATGTTTGGTCTACTGAGTTTATATGGCATGTGTTGTGTAAGTCTTAAGACTAGGTCAACCAGGCACTCCCTACGAACTCAGCGCTCTGCCTCTGGCTTTAGGAACATATCTGGTCAATGAGTGAATCAGGGCATTGTCTTGCTGCTACCTAAGTAGACTATAATTTTAACGAGCGAATCAACTCCAAAAGGTGTCTCAACTTGTAATGATGCGTTGTTGTAAGCATCACCGAGCGCTATCTAAGCAAGCCATGTTGAATGACCGCTCAACCCGGTCCTTATCACCAAGGCCATGCAATTCCTCCCCAACGCAGCACTGCCTTGGCTACACAAGCTTAAACCATCACTTAAGGGGGGCCAGCGACAGCCCGAGCGGTGTTAACAGCGATGACAAACCCGTCCATGCTGTCATGAGTATTCAGTTTGTTCAGTACAACTCTTCCGTCGACTCGGAGGCTGATGAAGCGTGTGTGACCTTCGTTTGTGTTATTTCTTCTCTCAAACCTCATGGTGAAGCGGGGATCCGCATCGCTGAGGGCGTTGATCAGGTCCACGGTGTTGTCGTGGCAACTGCGAGGGCCCCAGATGGCGTTGCCGTTGAAGAGGAGAGTACCGTTGAAGATGTGACCTTCAAGAGAGTGGCTCTTGGGCTCAGTCCAGATTCTGAAGTCGTCAGACATGACGGTGGTACTCCATGTCTGAAGTTAGAACATGTGTAAACATCTTGTTGCTGGAAGCAGCATACGAACTTGGGGACTTGTAAGGTAGACGGGCGAAGGAGGTCAAATAGTTAGGTCGCTTCTTAGAGGTAGAGAGAGGGATGATGGTCCTGATTCTTGCAGGATAAATCGAGGATGTAATCACCGTTATATACTGAGTGTCCCCTTGCTGAACTTCATGAAAGGAGCTTTGCAACAACTTCAAAGTTGCATCGTGAAGGCCTTCATCGACATCCGGCTCTTTTGGAAATAGCTGACTTCCCCATGTCTTACTCGTGCATATGCAGCTCGACTTTCTAGGCTCTCCGCGAGCAACTGAGCTCATGAGCAAGTAACTGCCTGTTAGGACTCCCCACCTTCAAGCTGAAAGCCGTCTCGGCAGAAGCGCCATACTTGGCCTACATTCTGTGCATGCCTGCGTTGCACGGCACCGGGTCGGGCCAGTCAACCTCATGGCAAGTAAATGCCGGCATGTAATGTGGGGTGAGGGACTTACTTTCAGCTAGCCACCGTCAGTTGCAGTTAGCAAAAAtgacatgatggctgagTAAATACTTTGATCTTCGGCCGAAATCAAATTTGAGCTTGTAATTTATCCCTCATTGTCTCACAGCCTCTTGACTATTCTGTAGCGAGGCAATTGAAGCTTAATCGTCGAGAAAACGCCAGTCACCACTAAAACTGAAGATGGCCTTTCTTGATAGTCTAAAGTGATGTGTTTCTATCCCTCCATCATGTTGATCTACGTCGACGATCAGCCAAGAATAGCAGCTGTAAAGACGGACCTGCTCAACCCTCCCTGATCCAGCCTCCAATGGGGTGATGCCCGGCGCAGTAGTTACACAATGGAGCCTTTCTCTCCCCGCATTCTTTTGCAGAATGCGGATGGGCCTTTCTGGCATTTGGCTAGCTGCTGTGGAACGGCCCGGCCCGCTTGTTGACTGACTTGACTGGCGCATGGTTGTCGCCAATAACGTAATGCCCACCTCCCAGCTCAGTCTAAGCAATGTGCTCAAGTATCAGGTCCAAATTACCACCATATCAGCAAGCCTCAAGTTAGACTGGCCCACATATGATTGCCTGTCGCGCCTCCATATGCAAGGTGAACGCGCGTTTCCTGGCCCCGGCATCCCGCACCATGCACGCGAACATACAGATACGAGCTTTCAGATCTACCAAAACAGGGAGCCAGGCTTAGTATTGAGCGGTTCATAGCCAGTGAGGAACCCACGGCCCGGCTGAACCGCATTGGCTGCAGCTCAGCTAAAGGGTGTCATTAGCACATGTTCTCCGAAACAAGCTCCGAGGACTGAAATAGCTGCAGCCGGTCAAAGAGACGCGTCTTTGGTAAAAGCTTCTCCTAAGACACTTTGCAAGGAGGTATCTAGGTGCCTGAATAAGTATTAACTGACAAAATTAGCCTGTGGTTGACATACCGTGAAGGGCATGCTTGCGGTTCAGAGGATCTACTTAGTCGCACGTCACATCGTCAATTTGATCTAATGGATCACATTGAAAGAAGATTTACAATGTTCTCGACTTGATACACCCTAATTTCTGTGAGTACTCATCAATTTGTAACGTTCTGAGTGCCTGCAGGAGACCTTTGCCACGGATCCCAGTCCGATTCCCCAGCGGATAGTCCCCTCTTTCTAGCAGTGACGTCCCAGACCCAACGCTCCATGCCCTGCTTTGAAGAGGCGTGAATATGTCCAAAGTCCAGTTGAGTCAGTcccctcttttctctttcctcACCTACTTGGCATAGCACTTCTACTTCCAACGCGGCAGAGGCCAGCGATTGAGATGGCGTTGCTGCATATCCCACTACCCAGCAATCCTATTGGCCCTCATAAGGTGTGTCTACCTACATGTAGTTCTCAGCTGCCCAAGCCTCTCCATGCGCAAACCCCAAAAAGGTGTTGCTGGCTAAGTTATACGCTCTCTCGCCGTCGCGTCACCCGATGTCTCAGCCACCTCAACTGTCTATCACTCTTTGAATGATATCCCGCGCCGAGTGTCTCACTATGTGGCATGCAAGCGCCCAAAAACAACATCGTCGCTTGGTTCACTTCACAGATTGCTGTCCGCGTCGAAAACGTGCCGAGGGACCTCGCACGGATTTCATCGGGCTTTAGGAGTTATGGCAGGCATGACAGTCAACGCGCCATGGCTGGTGCCGAGTCACTCCTTGTAAGCCACAGACCGTCTGTTTAGTAGAATGTAGCCTGAGTATTTCTGTCAAGGTGGCTCGTCTATAACTGCTGGGTTTCGTTGGGCTTACTATTACAAATGCACCACTTCTAAGAAGTCCTTgtccatgaccatgacctCGCTTTCGTTAATCGAATTGACAGTGAAAGTGATAAAATGCGTCGTTGGCATCTTTCTCCACCAGTAGAACAGGAAATCATCCTTGGCTTTCATTCCATGCTGGGCTTGGGCATCACCAATGTCCGGTGCGCCCTGGCGGCAGAGAAGGTATGCCACTGACTGTGCTCGAATCCCCGGGAGTCCGTTGTACCGAATCCCATAAGGGGGTATGTAGTTGTAAACTCCAAGAGCCCAGTCCTGTTCTTTCCTATACCACCCCTTCCAAATGGTAACGGTGATGGGTTTGACCAGCGAAGAGATGCGCTCGTCAGAAAGTGAAAACCTGACCCGCTGATGGTCGTCTTTTGTGCGTCCAAGGAGCCTTGGCTTGTTGAGGGGAAGCATGAGAAGGGGGATCCGCAGGCCGATGCTTGTTATAGACATGTCGAGCTTCCGGGTAGAGTTGTACCCAATCTGTCCGAGATAGCTgcgaggagaaggaggaaaggCCTTGGAGCTGTGTGAAGCAGCCGGTTTACCTTTCCAGTCTAGGACGGACTGGTTGCCGCTGGACAGCATGATTTTCTCAATGAGCCTTACAAAAGCACGTTCTGCGCCCTCCCCGTATGCAGTCTGAAGTGTCACGTCGAAGATTCCCATCATGGAATATGTCATATCCTCACCACGGGTAGTCTTTCTTCTTGCCGCCCATAACATGCGCCCACCGACGCTGAAAGGTCCTGGTGTGAAATCGCGCAGAGCATGTTCTGGGCAACGGGTGGCAGCAATGACATGTTGAAGAATCTCCGAATTCTCCTTGTGGTTTGATCCATCAACCAATGGATGCCATTCCTTGTCGAAGAACTTGGTCACTCGCGGCGCTAAGAGCTCCTGCAAGGTCCAGCCTCTCACGAACCATTCATCGGACTGTAGATCTTCAAGTGAAGTGGTCCGGGCAAGGTGAACGAAGCAAATGGACGAGTTCCGGTACCATCTAAACATGGATCGGATagcctcatcaagctcagcgCTACTGCTCTTGTCGATGCAACAGGTATCCGACCAAGCCAACATGATTTCAAGTGTGCTCACCATGTCGCAAAAGTTCCAAAGTTTCTCTCGTCCAAGCCCTGTGGCGGTCCCATCGATCATGTCTCTGGATGTCGGTTCATCTTTGGGAAGCCATCTATGAGAGAGTATTGCATATTGCACAATATCCGACAAGAGCCGTGCCACCACGTTCTCCCGATTTGCGCCTTGCCAGATCCGCTCTTCAACCCCCTCCTCGGTTATAGCTTCGACTTGAGGTCGGAGGTATTCTTGCATGGTGTATCGATCCACGATGTTCATCTCTGGGACGAAGATCAACCGAAGGGGAACATCATTCTAGAGGATTCGATGGAACTCATCGATAACATCTCGAGGGGCCATTGGTGCGGGATTCTGTGAATGCCCTGGATGAAGGCCAATTGGGGGAGGACAGGACTCCACAACGAATGGTAACAAAGCCTTCTATAGTGGAAAGGAGGAGTGTTTCAGTCTATCAACATCAAACTCAGTGCCTAGTGGCCAGAGTTTAGGCATCAATCGCATATTCTGGGAGTGAGATCGGGCAGCAAATCTTACATTTCGGCCCACTCATCGAGTCTCTGATTGGTTGGCTTGAAATCCAGCTAGTTCCACTACCCTGAACCTATCGGGGCGACGGAAAGTTGAAGAATGGAGAGACTTTCTTGTAAGCCTTGTATACTTTCATATGTCAAGaatgtcatcttcaacttgccGCGGTGGCTTGCTGTTGAACCAGGAACATGACGTTACACCTTCTTGTTCCGGATTAGTGACCGTTGCAGAACTGCTCGATTATGCATCTCGAAGCCAACCCCGCACGTATCAGACCACTACATCCGAAGCCCTGGGCGTCATTTTGATATATTAACCGGCCATCACCACTCGTTTGCTCCAAGACTTACCTACTATCTGGCTTATAGTGCGAGACTTGCAAACTGTTTGAGTTGCTATCACTCTTCGTCCAACATGTCTGATGAAGCTACAAGCCGCCAAACCCCCGGGGATAGCAACATTCTTCCCCCTGAGCACTGGGCTGAAATTGCACAGGTTTGTGAAGATTGATCTCACAGCGAAACAGGCACGCTGATCTCTAACCTTGTGTGAAGAAAGAGCCTGGCAATACCGATGCTGATTccatcgtcgacgccgacaaTAATTCCTCGACAGCGTCGGTCACCTCGAGCATCCTAGAGTATAGGACGATACACGGCAGAACCTACAACAGTGAACAGGGAAATGCGCAGTATTGGTAAGTACCTCCTTTGTGTTTATGAACTGAGCGTCGCTAATGCCCATCAAGGGGTTCCAACGACGCACCACAGCGTGAATTGATGGACGTGACGTAAGTTGGTCTCCCAGGTCAGAAACTAGCAACAATCTGACCTCAAATGTAGCCATCATATTCTTACTCTTGGGCTTGGAAACAAACTCCATCTGGCACCGTTGGAGAAAAACAAGGTCTATGTAAGCTAACCATGCAAGATTCCATGTTAGCGCTAATTGTTGAGATAGCAAGCCATTGATATTGGGTGTGGAACTGGTACGAACTCTTAAATCCTACATGTTTCAGACGACAGCAACTATCGTTAGTGGACGCGAGGCTAACCTGTCTCTAATAGGTATCTGGGCCATGTGCGTTTGAGCAATACTCCGCCCGATCCATCTACCTTGTTCTAACGAGTCGTTAGTGACTTTGCCGATGACTACCCTGACGCAGAAATCACGGGAACAGATATTTCACCCATCCAACCTTCCTGGGTTCCGCCTAACTTGCGGTTGTAAGTGGCTCTTTAAATAGGCGTTTGACGCTTGCCTAACGATACGGCTTAGCGAGATCGAAGACTGTACTCGAGAATGGACCTTCAAGTCCGGCTCTACTGATTACATCCATATGAGGTGGCTAATGGGCAGCATCAGAGACTGGGACTTTCTCTCCTCTG
This window of the Fusarium keratoplasticum isolate Fu6.1 chromosome 3, whole genome shotgun sequence genome carries:
- a CDS encoding HET domain-containing protein, which codes for MNIVDRYTMQEYLRPQVEAITEEGVEERIWQGANRENVVARLLSDIVQYAILSHRWLPKDEPTSRDMIDGTATGLGREKLWNFCDMVSTLEIMLAWSDTCCIDKSSSAELDEAIRSMFRWYRNSSICFVHLARTTSLEDLQSDEWFVRGWTLQELLAPRVTKFFDKEWHPLVDGSNHKENSEILQHVIAATRCPEHALRDFTPGPFSVGGRMLWAARRKTTRGEDMTYSMMGIFDVTLQTAYGEGAERAFVRLIEKIMLSSGNQSVLDWKGKPAASHSSKAFPPSPRSYLGQIGYNSTRKLDMSITSIGLRIPLLMLPLNKPRLLGRTKDDHQRVRFSLSDERISSLVKPITVTIWKGWYRKEQDWALGVYNYIPPYGIRYNGLPGIRAQSVAYLLCRQGAPDIGDAQAQHGMKAKDDFLFYWWRKMPTTHFITFTVNSINESEVMVMDKDFLEVVHL
- a CDS encoding Zn(2)-C6 fungal-type domain-containing protein — its product is MTPPYSMVLDKVGQPTADKTPCPRTRPRPEGRSRRRHHKSRGGCRPCKGRRVKCDEVRPACNNCTKRDVTCEYFDTWRCLINRPDASPKILPRLNQARDDSTASPAPSTLTNSSSIPSSLVPSQNLFPEGVETPEDRLLDLRLFCHYLEMTTRSTDVQMSWAFWIVQEASRSPSVMDALLGFSAFHLRRHHKHDEALRDASHKFMARAIKRHREQLRAGFNDANAASIVATCALVTFHSSVNHSLLSSDGGGHRLPVHWFRSFHMTMQVIRMARFFSPDSDLCRRLAGIDRLQHEIMEKEVGGRFNFLFEYIDPLGPSDEESLLAYGQAVALLSSLYCNLEHATPLLFFITVSPRYVDLLAAEDPRALAILGYFFMLVRKSRQFWWVDGAPESEFATVMALLPHRWRPVMDWAVLEFAQQEPSA